In Electrophorus electricus isolate fEleEle1 chromosome 14, fEleEle1.pri, whole genome shotgun sequence, a single window of DNA contains:
- the asb3 gene encoding ankyrin repeat and SOCS box protein 3 isoform X1 produces the protein MDFTECYQDTCSTVALAARRGDSRRVSKLIKKGYSVDVKDNRGWTALHEAAASGSSECVRFLLGAAVTCEDYVNSLTHNSETPLYFAAKNGHLRAVNRLIKGGGDIKKMSNDLSSPLFAAVDGGHKEVVQLLVSKGAEVNGAHSTSGWSCLHQAVYKGHTEIVKFLVSICSLEAVDDYGITPLFVAAQYGRHHCLEVLVNAGANVNCQANDLATPLLIAAQEGHLSCVELLLARKADPNLYCNEDQWQLPIHAAAQFARVSILEKLISVTGRDCDQGEGKVSPIYLSVLGGQADSLRPLLREGYSPDAQNCRQFGYYCPLDMALWCNSWNLDGECHQSREIAQVLLAAGAHVSLATYVLALQGHVPEHLPLILEHAGLPAGEELWALVQAALDELPSAPFWLPLLLKAGLDPSLLLKHKMLEEAESRVLNFLLEFINWKSLPSTMLHILSRRRAEGTWTPHGHFESVPALTHLCRLAVRAAVGSDALSKPSFVQQLPIPTLLQDYLQFNDISSAYTYTAA, from the exons ATGGATTTCACGGAATGCTATCAAGATACTTGCTCAACCGTAGCTCTTGCGGCTAGACGAGGAGACAGTAGACGAGTTTCTAAACTCATCAAGAAAGGCTACTCTGTAGACGTCAAAGACAACCGAGGGTGGACCGCTTTGCATGAGGCTGCAGCATCTGGGTCTTCAGAGTGTGTGCGGTTTCTTCTTGGTGCCGCTG TGACCTGCGAAGACTACGTGAACTCGCTGACACACAACTCCGAAACACCTCTCTATTTCGCGGCCAAGAACGGACACCTGCGTGCAGTTAACAGGCTTATAAAGGGTGGTggagatataaaaaaaatgtccaaTGACCTTTCCAGCCCCCTTTTTGCAG CTGTGGATGGTGGACATAAAGAAGTGGTGCAACTGCTAGTGAGTAAAGGAGCAGAGGTCAATGGAGCTCATTCCACCTCAGGCTGGTCCTGTCTTCATCAGGCAGTTTACAAG GGCCACACTGAGATTGTGAAATTCCTGGTCAGCATTTGTTCTCTTGAGGCTGTGGATGACTACGGGATCACGCCGTTGTTCGTTGCTGCCCAGTATGGACGTCACCACTGTCTAGAAGTCCTTGTGAATGCTG GTGCAAATGTGAATTGCCAAGCAAATGACCTGGCCACACCGCTTCTCATTGCTGCTCAAGAGGGACATTTATCATGTGTGGAGCTTCTCCTGGCCCGAAAGGCAGACCCAAACCTCTATTGCAACGAGGACCAGTGGCAGCTTCCCATCCATGCCGCGGCCCAGTTCGCTCGTGTCAG CATTCTGGAGAAACTGATCTCTGTGACGGGCAGGGACTGTGACCAGGGTGAGGGGAAGGTCAGCCCCATTTATCTCTCAGTGCTTGGTGGTCAAGCGGACAGTCTTCGGCCGCTGCTCAGAGAGGGCTACAGCCCAGATGCCCAGAACTGCAGGCAGTTTGGATACTACTGCCCTCTGGACATGGCTCTGTGGTGCAACTCCTGGAA TTTAGATGGAGAATGCCACCAGAGCCGAGAGATCGCTCAGGTGCTGCTGGCTGCTGGTGCGCATGTTAGCCTGGCCACGTATGTCCTTGCCTTGCAGGGTCATGTACCTGAGCATCTGCCGCTGATCCTGGAGCATGCCGGCCTGCCCGCGGGTGAGGAGCTGTGGGCGCTGGTGCAGGCGGCCCTGGATGAATTGCCCAGTGCGCCCTTTTGGCTCCCCCTGCTGCTCAAAGCTGGACTCgacccctctctgctcctcaagCATAAAAT GCTTGAAGAGGCAGAGAGCAGGGTGCTTAATTTCTTGCTGGAGTTTATTAATTGGAAGTCTCTGCCCTCCACGAtgcttcacattctctctcGCCGTCGAGCTGAAGGCACTTGGACCCCACACGGACATTTTG AGAGTGTTCCTGCACTGACTCATCTGTGTCGACTGGCAGTGCGAGCTGCAGTGGGCAGTGATGCTCTGTCTAAACCCTCCTTTGTGCAGCAGCTGCCTATTCCCACACTGCTGCAAGACTACCTCCAGTTCAACGACATCTCCAGTGCCTACACCTACACAGCAGCCTGA
- the asb3 gene encoding ankyrin repeat and SOCS box protein 3 isoform X2 → MDFTECYQDTCSTVALAARRGDSRRVSKLIKKGYSVDVKDNRGWTALHEAAASGSSECVRFLLGAAVTCEDYVNSLTHNSETPLYFAAKNGHLRAVNRLIKGGGDIKKMSNDLSSPLFAAVDGGHKEVVQLLVSKGAEVNGAHSTSGWSCLHQAVYKGHTEIVKFLVSICSLEAVDDYGITPLFVAAQYGRHHCLEVLVNAEGHLSCVELLLARKADPNLYCNEDQWQLPIHAAAQFARVSILEKLISVTGRDCDQGEGKVSPIYLSVLGGQADSLRPLLREGYSPDAQNCRQFGYYCPLDMALWCNSWNLDGECHQSREIAQVLLAAGAHVSLATYVLALQGHVPEHLPLILEHAGLPAGEELWALVQAALDELPSAPFWLPLLLKAGLDPSLLLKHKMLEEAESRVLNFLLEFINWKSLPSTMLHILSRRRAEGTWTPHGHFESVPALTHLCRLAVRAAVGSDALSKPSFVQQLPIPTLLQDYLQFNDISSAYTYTAA, encoded by the exons ATGGATTTCACGGAATGCTATCAAGATACTTGCTCAACCGTAGCTCTTGCGGCTAGACGAGGAGACAGTAGACGAGTTTCTAAACTCATCAAGAAAGGCTACTCTGTAGACGTCAAAGACAACCGAGGGTGGACCGCTTTGCATGAGGCTGCAGCATCTGGGTCTTCAGAGTGTGTGCGGTTTCTTCTTGGTGCCGCTG TGACCTGCGAAGACTACGTGAACTCGCTGACACACAACTCCGAAACACCTCTCTATTTCGCGGCCAAGAACGGACACCTGCGTGCAGTTAACAGGCTTATAAAGGGTGGTggagatataaaaaaaatgtccaaTGACCTTTCCAGCCCCCTTTTTGCAG CTGTGGATGGTGGACATAAAGAAGTGGTGCAACTGCTAGTGAGTAAAGGAGCAGAGGTCAATGGAGCTCATTCCACCTCAGGCTGGTCCTGTCTTCATCAGGCAGTTTACAAG GGCCACACTGAGATTGTGAAATTCCTGGTCAGCATTTGTTCTCTTGAGGCTGTGGATGACTACGGGATCACGCCGTTGTTCGTTGCTGCCCAGTATGGACGTCACCACTGTCTAGAAGTCCTTGTGAATGCTG AGGGACATTTATCATGTGTGGAGCTTCTCCTGGCCCGAAAGGCAGACCCAAACCTCTATTGCAACGAGGACCAGTGGCAGCTTCCCATCCATGCCGCGGCCCAGTTCGCTCGTGTCAG CATTCTGGAGAAACTGATCTCTGTGACGGGCAGGGACTGTGACCAGGGTGAGGGGAAGGTCAGCCCCATTTATCTCTCAGTGCTTGGTGGTCAAGCGGACAGTCTTCGGCCGCTGCTCAGAGAGGGCTACAGCCCAGATGCCCAGAACTGCAGGCAGTTTGGATACTACTGCCCTCTGGACATGGCTCTGTGGTGCAACTCCTGGAA TTTAGATGGAGAATGCCACCAGAGCCGAGAGATCGCTCAGGTGCTGCTGGCTGCTGGTGCGCATGTTAGCCTGGCCACGTATGTCCTTGCCTTGCAGGGTCATGTACCTGAGCATCTGCCGCTGATCCTGGAGCATGCCGGCCTGCCCGCGGGTGAGGAGCTGTGGGCGCTGGTGCAGGCGGCCCTGGATGAATTGCCCAGTGCGCCCTTTTGGCTCCCCCTGCTGCTCAAAGCTGGACTCgacccctctctgctcctcaagCATAAAAT GCTTGAAGAGGCAGAGAGCAGGGTGCTTAATTTCTTGCTGGAGTTTATTAATTGGAAGTCTCTGCCCTCCACGAtgcttcacattctctctcGCCGTCGAGCTGAAGGCACTTGGACCCCACACGGACATTTTG AGAGTGTTCCTGCACTGACTCATCTGTGTCGACTGGCAGTGCGAGCTGCAGTGGGCAGTGATGCTCTGTCTAAACCCTCCTTTGTGCAGCAGCTGCCTATTCCCACACTGCTGCAAGACTACCTCCAGTTCAACGACATCTCCAGTGCCTACACCTACACAGCAGCCTGA